One genomic region from Rhodococcus sp. SBT000017 encodes:
- a CDS encoding sorbosone dehydrogenase family protein, translating into MNKLVSSSGVIAASVLLTLAGTTTATAQADPLPDLTVTTVLDGLAKPWDAVVAPDGTVLTGERAGRFVIRDVGGATRELDADLDDLYASGETGLMGIALATDFEASRTIYTCQGVQGSGGGGTGSAGTGSAGGGSDNHIAVLSWTVDPGWTALTRTGTLVDDIPVADGGRHGGCRILAHPDGTLYVGTGDTATPTVPQDRNSLGGKVLHINADGSAAAGSPDRIFTLGHRNVQGLAIRPGTGQIYEVEQGTTRDDELNLLVPGGNYGYRPDRLPFIYDESVPMTDPTRVPGALAAVWSSGSPTIATPGLTFAIGAGWGSWNGAAVISSQQGEKLTFLKLSEDGTEYVDEADALVGTYGRLRSLTSFGDDGAFLLTTDNGSDDKVLLVTPAAG; encoded by the coding sequence ATGAACAAGCTGGTGTCCAGTTCCGGAGTGATCGCTGCCAGCGTCCTCCTGACGCTTGCCGGTACGACCACCGCGACGGCGCAGGCCGATCCGCTTCCCGATCTGACGGTCACCACCGTGCTCGACGGACTCGCGAAGCCGTGGGATGCGGTGGTCGCGCCGGACGGAACGGTGCTGACCGGTGAGCGCGCCGGGCGGTTCGTGATCCGCGACGTCGGCGGGGCCACCCGCGAGCTCGACGCGGACCTCGACGATCTGTACGCGTCGGGCGAGACGGGCCTGATGGGCATTGCCCTCGCGACGGACTTCGAAGCGTCGAGAACCATCTACACGTGCCAGGGCGTGCAGGGCAGTGGCGGTGGCGGCACCGGTAGCGCCGGAACCGGAAGTGCGGGCGGTGGCAGCGACAACCACATCGCCGTGCTCTCGTGGACCGTCGACCCGGGGTGGACGGCTCTGACGCGCACCGGCACCCTCGTCGACGACATTCCCGTCGCCGACGGCGGACGCCACGGCGGCTGCCGAATTCTGGCTCATCCCGACGGCACCCTGTACGTCGGCACCGGAGACACGGCGACGCCGACGGTTCCGCAGGATCGGAACTCGTTGGGCGGCAAGGTTCTGCACATCAACGCCGACGGTTCCGCCGCGGCTGGTTCACCGGATCGCATCTTCACTCTGGGACATCGGAACGTGCAGGGCCTGGCGATTCGCCCCGGCACCGGTCAGATCTACGAGGTGGAGCAGGGCACGACCCGAGACGACGAGTTGAACCTGCTGGTGCCCGGCGGCAACTACGGCTACCGCCCCGATCGACTCCCGTTCATCTACGACGAGTCGGTACCGATGACCGATCCCACCCGCGTGCCCGGTGCACTCGCCGCCGTGTGGAGCTCGGGTAGTCCCACCATCGCCACGCCCGGTCTGACCTTCGCGATCGGCGCGGGATGGGGCTCCTGGAACGGGGCCGCGGTGATATCGAGTCAGCAGGGCGAGAAGCTGACGTTTCTGAAGCTGTCCGAGGACGGTACGGAGTACGTCGACGAGGCCGACGCCCTGGTGGGTACGTACGGTCGACTGCGCTCGCTCACCAGCTTCGGCGACGACGGCGCATTCCTGCTGACCACCGACAACGGATCGGACGACAAGGTTCTGCTCGTCACTCCCGCTGCCGGCTGA
- a CDS encoding inositol 2-dehydrogenase, protein MEAQHEPARYAWPEGFKEFLVGEFTDFSPLVNRALEDNCAALFHDGPYAKSGFWRTCRAVFREFVWPV, encoded by the coding sequence GTGGAGGCACAACACGAACCAGCCCGGTACGCGTGGCCGGAGGGCTTCAAGGAGTTCCTGGTCGGTGAGTTCACCGACTTCAGTCCCCTGGTGAACAGGGCTCTCGAGGACAACTGTGCGGCTCTGTTCCACGACGGTCCGTACGCGAAATCGGGCTTCTGGCGGACCTGCCGGGCAGTGTTCCGAGAATTCGTCTGGCCGGTCTGA
- a CDS encoding cyclase family protein: protein MRPEVIDTVHRRIGRRALFGSLGAAALTVATAGAVRAEPVVASALPAGRLIDLTHTLSPTFPVWPGSEPFSMRPVAAYELGGFLVNKLSYWEHTGTHIDAPAHRIRGGATADILPLEDLIAPLVVVDISARAASDPEAVVTTEDIAQWEREHGRIPDRALVVMHSGWQNRLAERAAPGFGGDAAQMLVRERGIVGIGVDTLSLDRMNDREYPAHTAVLGAGRYGVEALANLDAVPPAGATVVVGAPKHAGATGGPCRVFAIIPG, encoded by the coding sequence GTGCGGCCCGAGGTCATCGACACGGTTCACCGCAGAATCGGCCGTAGGGCGCTGTTCGGCTCGTTGGGGGCCGCCGCGTTGACCGTTGCGACGGCCGGAGCGGTGCGCGCCGAACCAGTGGTGGCGTCGGCGCTTCCGGCGGGCCGACTCATCGACCTGACCCACACCCTGAGCCCGACGTTTCCGGTGTGGCCGGGCAGCGAACCGTTCTCGATGCGGCCGGTCGCCGCCTACGAGTTGGGCGGCTTCCTGGTGAACAAGTTGTCGTACTGGGAGCACACGGGCACGCACATCGATGCTCCGGCGCACCGCATTCGTGGCGGTGCGACGGCCGACATCCTGCCCCTGGAGGATTTGATCGCCCCACTGGTCGTGGTGGACATCTCGGCTCGGGCCGCGTCCGATCCAGAGGCCGTGGTGACGACCGAGGACATCGCGCAATGGGAGCGCGAGCACGGCCGAATACCCGACCGCGCGTTGGTGGTGATGCACAGTGGCTGGCAGAACAGGCTGGCCGAGCGCGCGGCACCCGGGTTCGGCGGCGACGCGGCGCAGATGCTGGTACGCGAGCGGGGCATCGTCGGAATCGGAGTCGACACACTGAGCCTCGACCGGATGAACGACCGCGAATATCCTGCGCACACAGCGGTTCTCGGAGCAGGTCGATACGGAGTCGAGGCACTGGCGAACCTGGATGCAGTGCCCCCGGCAGGGGCGACGGTCGTCGTCGGCGCACCGAAGCACGCGGGCGCGACCGGCGGTCCCTGCCGGGTCTTCGCAATAATTCCCGGCTGA
- a CDS encoding acyl-CoA dehydrogenase — protein MATTTDHLRNTLDGRWRDVKNQARQQLARDEFRPHYTPNTVIARTKAMEQLKLLAAAGAADNGFKKEHGGTGDVGAAVTMIEMLAMSDLSLMVKAGVQWGLFGGAIENLGTERHHEAYVPKIIGLDLLGCFAMTETGHGSDVQSLETTATYDPKTDEFVINSPTPSSRKDYIGGAAETATVAAVFAQLITAGPGEEPEGHGVHCFFVPLRDENGDDLPGVTTSDCQYKGGLPGVDNGRLMFDHVRIPRDNLLNKYADVSDDGTYSSPIENKSRRFFTMLGTLIRGRVTVGGSAAAAARVALDIATRYALQRRQFAAPDSDQEVLIMDYLVHQRRLFPLIAKSYALQFAQNELVSKMHELQTADNPDAEEQRELESRAAGLKAANTWHATAAIQEAREACGGAGYLAENRLISLKADTDVFTTFEGDNHVLTQLVAKELLTAYADDVKSMSPVEWVKFAADMVGDRVVKRTAAQAIMQTILDRRQDNEEEGSLFNRGTQVKMFEDREEYLLSTVARRLQSKSKETSPFEAFNAVQDHVLHAASAHIDRIIFEAFIAGIESCEDPTTKDLLDEVCDLYALSVIEADKAWYIEHRYLSTERSKAVTRAINERCRTLRPHAELLVDGFGVPDALVGAAMLGEPGAGTEEEPAANPSHAH, from the coding sequence ATGGCAACCACAACGGATCACCTTCGGAACACTCTGGACGGCCGCTGGCGAGATGTGAAGAACCAGGCGCGTCAGCAACTTGCACGCGACGAGTTCCGTCCGCACTACACCCCGAACACCGTCATCGCCCGCACCAAGGCAATGGAGCAGCTCAAGTTGCTCGCCGCGGCCGGTGCAGCCGACAACGGCTTCAAGAAGGAACACGGCGGCACCGGCGACGTCGGCGCAGCGGTGACGATGATCGAGATGCTCGCGATGAGTGATCTCTCGCTGATGGTCAAGGCCGGCGTCCAGTGGGGGCTGTTCGGCGGTGCCATCGAGAATCTCGGCACCGAACGCCACCACGAGGCGTACGTCCCCAAGATCATCGGTCTCGATCTGCTCGGCTGCTTCGCCATGACCGAGACCGGACACGGCAGCGACGTGCAGTCGCTCGAGACCACGGCCACGTACGACCCGAAGACGGACGAGTTCGTCATCAACTCTCCGACGCCGTCCTCGCGTAAGGACTACATCGGCGGTGCCGCCGAAACCGCGACCGTCGCCGCCGTGTTCGCCCAGCTCATCACCGCAGGTCCGGGCGAGGAGCCCGAAGGCCACGGCGTGCACTGCTTCTTCGTTCCGCTCCGCGACGAGAACGGTGACGATCTGCCCGGCGTCACCACCTCGGACTGTCAGTACAAGGGTGGCCTCCCCGGAGTCGACAACGGCCGCCTCATGTTCGATCACGTCCGCATCCCACGAGACAACTTGCTCAACAAGTACGCCGACGTGTCCGACGACGGTACGTACTCCTCCCCCATCGAGAACAAGTCTCGACGGTTCTTCACGATGCTCGGCACGTTGATCCGCGGTCGCGTCACGGTCGGCGGCAGTGCCGCTGCGGCGGCCCGCGTCGCTCTCGACATCGCCACGCGATACGCATTGCAGCGCAGGCAGTTCGCCGCGCCCGATTCCGATCAGGAGGTCCTGATCATGGACTACCTGGTGCATCAGCGTCGACTGTTCCCGCTCATCGCGAAGTCCTACGCCCTGCAGTTCGCGCAGAACGAGCTCGTGTCGAAGATGCACGAGCTGCAGACCGCGGACAACCCGGACGCCGAGGAGCAGCGCGAGCTCGAGTCCAGGGCCGCGGGCCTCAAGGCCGCGAACACCTGGCATGCGACCGCCGCGATCCAGGAGGCCCGCGAAGCATGTGGCGGCGCAGGGTATCTCGCCGAGAACCGGCTGATCTCGCTCAAAGCCGACACGGATGTGTTCACCACGTTCGAGGGCGACAACCATGTGCTGACACAGCTGGTCGCCAAGGAGCTGCTCACCGCGTACGCCGACGACGTCAAGTCCATGAGCCCGGTCGAGTGGGTCAAGTTCGCCGCCGACATGGTGGGCGACCGCGTCGTCAAACGCACTGCGGCCCAAGCGATCATGCAGACCATCCTCGATCGGCGCCAGGACAACGAGGAGGAGGGCTCGCTGTTCAACCGCGGCACCCAGGTCAAGATGTTCGAAGATCGTGAGGAGTACCTGCTCTCCACCGTCGCCCGCCGGCTGCAGTCCAAGTCCAAGGAGACAAGCCCGTTCGAGGCGTTCAACGCGGTGCAGGATCACGTTCTGCATGCCGCGAGCGCACACATCGATCGGATCATCTTCGAGGCATTCATCGCCGGCATCGAATCCTGCGAGGACCCCACCACCAAGGATCTGCTCGACGAGGTCTGCGACCTCTACGCGCTGTCGGTGATCGAGGCGGACAAGGCGTGGTACATCGAGCACCGCTACCTGTCCACCGAGCGATCCAAGGCCGTCACCCGTGCCATCAACGAGCGGTGCCGCACGCTGCGGCCGCACGCCGAATTGCTCGTCGACGGTTTCGGTGTGCCCGACGCGTTGGTCGGTGCCGCGATGCTCGGTGAGCCCGGGGCCGGAACCGAGGAAGAGCCGGCCGCGAACCCCAGTCACGCGCACTGA